A single genomic interval of Cupriavidus necator harbors:
- a CDS encoding citryl-CoA lyase: protein MITTDIGYTTRDTIVVRNLNLSTEIIGKFDFVDMIFLLTLARSPSPQEKTMVNALLVTAADHGLTPSSVSTRMTYTGAPEAMQAAVAAVAAGLLGAGSVLLGTMQNSAEMLLEAARDLDQDADDGQVRDVARAVIRRHKQERRAIYGVGHPIHVDGDPRVPTLRALSVANGCYGVHWRVMEAIADVFDKEFGKKLPLNAVGAIGSIVADMGLDPVMARGLALVGRSAGLLAHILEERQAPVGQKIWTLVLEQDPRNVL from the coding sequence ATGATAACGACCGACATCGGCTACACCACGCGCGACACCATTGTCGTACGCAACCTCAACCTCTCCACGGAGATCATCGGCAAGTTCGACTTCGTCGACATGATCTTCCTCCTCACGCTCGCACGGTCGCCGAGCCCACAGGAGAAGACCATGGTCAACGCGCTGCTCGTGACCGCCGCCGATCATGGCCTGACGCCAAGCTCGGTCTCGACCCGCATGACCTACACGGGAGCCCCCGAGGCCATGCAGGCGGCCGTCGCGGCCGTCGCGGCCGGCCTGCTCGGCGCGGGAAGCGTGCTGCTCGGCACGATGCAGAACTCGGCCGAAATGCTGCTGGAGGCCGCGCGCGACCTGGACCAGGACGCGGACGATGGTCAGGTCCGCGACGTGGCGCGCGCGGTCATCCGGCGGCACAAGCAGGAACGGCGTGCCATCTACGGGGTCGGCCACCCCATCCACGTCGACGGCGACCCGCGCGTGCCCACCTTGCGTGCGCTGTCGGTCGCCAACGGCTGCTACGGCGTGCACTGGCGCGTGATGGAGGCGATCGCCGACGTCTTCGACAAGGAGTTCGGCAAGAAGCTGCCCCTCAATGCGGTGGGTGCCATTGGCTCCATCGTCGCCGACATGGGACTGGACCCGGTCATGGCGCGCGGCCTCGCCTTGGTCGGCCGCTCGGCCGGCCTGCTTGCGCACATCCTGGAAGAACGGCAGGCACCGGTCGGACAGAAGATCTGGACGCTTGTACTCGAGCAGGATCCGCGCAACGTCCTCTGA
- a CDS encoding enoyl-CoA hydratase/isomerase family protein → MNDWTQLKLSVDRHIAVVTMDAPPVNALTRGLNDELVAVLDQLSDTPEVRVIVLTGAGKVFCAGADIKGRGALVDGPGALRAHSRRTRECFHAIRECAKPVVAALNGPALGAGLAIAASADILVASEQASAGLPEIDVGALGGGRHAMRLFGHSRVRRMMLTGYRVPAPELYRLGIVEACVAPDALMPAALELAEQVASKSPVVSQLAKHTLNTIEHMGLRDGYRYEQDQTAILSKTEDCREAQAAFREKRAPVFVGR, encoded by the coding sequence ATGAACGACTGGACCCAGTTGAAGTTGTCCGTGGATCGCCACATCGCGGTCGTTACGATGGATGCGCCGCCCGTCAATGCGCTGACGCGCGGGCTCAACGACGAGCTCGTTGCCGTGCTCGACCAGCTTTCCGACACACCCGAGGTACGCGTCATTGTCCTGACAGGCGCAGGCAAGGTGTTCTGCGCCGGCGCGGACATCAAGGGCCGTGGCGCGCTGGTCGATGGCCCCGGCGCCCTGCGCGCCCATTCGCGCCGCACACGGGAGTGCTTCCATGCGATCCGTGAATGTGCCAAGCCCGTGGTGGCGGCGCTCAATGGCCCCGCGCTGGGCGCGGGACTGGCCATTGCCGCTTCCGCAGACATCCTCGTGGCCAGCGAGCAGGCCAGCGCGGGTTTGCCGGAAATCGACGTCGGGGCGCTTGGCGGCGGCCGGCATGCCATGCGCCTGTTCGGGCATTCGCGCGTGCGCCGCATGATGCTGACCGGCTATCGCGTTCCCGCGCCCGAGCTGTATCGCCTCGGCATCGTCGAAGCGTGCGTGGCGCCCGATGCACTGATGCCGGCAGCGCTGGAGCTGGCGGAACAGGTCGCCTCCAAGAGTCCGGTGGTGTCCCAGCTTGCCAAGCACACCCTCAATACGATCGAGCACATGGGCTTGCGCGACGGCTATCGCTACGAACAGGACCAGACCGCCATCCTCTCGAAGACGGAAGACTGCAGGGAGGCACAGGCGGCATTCCGCGAGAAGCGGGCGCCGGTCTTCGTCGGCCGCTGA
- a CDS encoding helix-turn-helix domain-containing protein, whose amino-acid sequence MGQLYEISEAIESLPSGGACAVAHCGVQSFASPEDHRLGLPELNKRYLQTGPGRYAGHLQQVRPDADLLVYRERLDVPILREGWTRKGLRMFAIALPVESRATFHGRAVGAAVAHLAGGREYSVQSPGPSEHLGIVLADSTFSIHADYLGGVPRLAWTGEPLLEAPAAARERLASRILCCLLGATKNVSALVCPAARMTLRDDVLEHLFCLLIDAELPGRRRDITRLTYSDIVHRSREHLRANADRPVGVLELSGLLRVSRRTIQTAFMEVTGVTPQTYLRAIRLSSVRRLLRQTSADRLTVSQAAARWGFVHMSRFAAEYGRMFGCLPSEAPRA is encoded by the coding sequence TTGGGGCAACTATACGAGATTTCGGAGGCTATCGAAAGCCTGCCGTCCGGAGGCGCTTGCGCGGTGGCACATTGCGGCGTGCAGTCGTTCGCAAGCCCGGAAGATCACCGGCTGGGACTCCCGGAACTCAACAAGCGATACCTGCAGACCGGCCCGGGGCGGTATGCCGGCCATCTTCAGCAGGTCAGGCCGGACGCCGATTTGCTGGTCTACCGGGAACGCCTTGACGTCCCGATCCTCAGGGAGGGCTGGACGAGGAAGGGCTTGCGCATGTTCGCCATTGCGCTGCCGGTGGAGAGCCGCGCCACGTTCCATGGGCGTGCGGTCGGCGCCGCCGTCGCCCACCTCGCCGGTGGCCGTGAGTACTCGGTCCAGTCTCCCGGACCGAGCGAACACCTCGGGATCGTACTCGCGGACAGCACATTCTCTATCCATGCCGACTACCTCGGCGGCGTTCCCCGTCTCGCCTGGACCGGCGAGCCGCTGCTGGAAGCTCCTGCCGCCGCCCGGGAGCGTCTTGCCTCGCGCATCCTGTGCTGCCTGCTCGGCGCGACGAAAAACGTGAGCGCCCTGGTTTGCCCGGCGGCGCGCATGACCCTGCGCGACGATGTGCTCGAACACCTGTTCTGCCTGCTGATCGACGCGGAGCTGCCGGGCCGGCGCCGCGACATTACCCGGCTGACCTACAGCGATATCGTCCACCGGAGCCGGGAGCATCTGCGGGCGAATGCGGACCGGCCGGTCGGGGTGCTCGAACTGTCCGGGCTGTTGCGGGTGAGCCGGCGCACGATCCAGACGGCCTTCATGGAGGTGACCGGCGTCACGCCGCAAACCTATTTGCGGGCGATACGGCTGTCGTCGGTGCGCCGGTTGCTGCGGCAAACCAGTGCCGATCGGCTGACCGTCAGCCAGGCGGCAGCCCGCTGGGGTTTTGTCCACATGAGCCGGTTCGCCGCCGAGTATGGCCGGATGTTCGGGTGCCTGCCGTCGGAAGCCCCGCGCGCGTAG
- a CDS encoding aldehyde dehydrogenase family protein — METLEKFYIAGGWVAPSPGSTLAEIVNPASEAVIGTLAMGTAADVDRAVAAARAAFPAWSESGREDRIALLERIITRYQERLDDMARAVRLEMGAPATLARNVHAMAGLGQLHATLAALRTFEFETARGKGVIRREAIGVAALVTPWNWPLNQIVAKVAPAIAAGCAVVLKPSEIAPLDARIFAEIMHDAGTPPGVFNMLSGTGQTVGTALSSHPDVDVVSFTGSTRAGIQVAINAAPTVKRVAQELGGKSALVILDDADLRAAVSGGVAQCMANSGQTCVAPTRMLVPRERYDEAVGIAAALADATNVGDPEDPATSMGPLSSRAQYERVQHLIAVGMGEGARVAAGGLGRPRGLERGFFARPTIFAGVRNDMAIAREEIFGPVLVMIAHDGDDHAVALANDSPFGLAGYVMSGNADRARKVARRLRAGMVRINGAPPDLSLPFGGYKQSGNGREFGPEGIAEFLETKSIIG, encoded by the coding sequence ATGGAGACGCTTGAGAAGTTCTACATTGCCGGCGGATGGGTGGCGCCGTCGCCCGGCTCGACCCTGGCAGAAATCGTCAACCCGGCGAGCGAAGCGGTGATCGGCACGCTCGCAATGGGCACGGCGGCAGACGTGGATCGCGCCGTCGCCGCCGCGCGCGCCGCGTTCCCCGCTTGGTCGGAGTCGGGTCGCGAAGACCGCATTGCGCTGCTTGAGCGCATCATTACCCGCTATCAAGAGCGGCTCGACGACATGGCCCGGGCGGTGCGGCTGGAAATGGGCGCGCCCGCCACGCTGGCGCGCAACGTACACGCCATGGCGGGCCTGGGACAGTTGCACGCGACGCTGGCGGCGCTGAGGACCTTCGAATTCGAAACTGCGCGGGGCAAGGGCGTCATACGGCGCGAGGCGATCGGCGTGGCCGCGCTGGTGACGCCCTGGAACTGGCCGCTGAACCAGATCGTGGCGAAGGTGGCGCCGGCCATTGCGGCGGGCTGCGCCGTGGTGCTGAAGCCATCCGAGATTGCCCCGCTCGATGCGCGTATCTTCGCGGAGATCATGCACGACGCCGGCACGCCGCCCGGCGTGTTCAACATGCTCTCCGGGACAGGGCAGACCGTGGGAACAGCGTTGTCGTCCCATCCCGACGTGGATGTGGTCTCGTTCACCGGCTCGACGCGCGCCGGCATCCAGGTGGCCATCAACGCAGCGCCGACCGTCAAGCGTGTGGCGCAGGAGCTGGGCGGGAAGTCGGCACTGGTCATCCTGGATGACGCCGACCTCCGCGCCGCCGTCAGCGGCGGCGTGGCGCAGTGCATGGCGAACAGTGGCCAGACCTGCGTGGCGCCGACGCGCATGCTGGTGCCACGCGAGCGCTATGACGAGGCGGTCGGCATCGCCGCCGCCCTGGCGGATGCCACGAACGTCGGCGATCCGGAAGATCCGGCGACCAGCATGGGGCCGCTGTCGAGCCGGGCGCAGTACGAGCGGGTCCAGCATCTGATCGCCGTGGGCATGGGGGAGGGCGCGCGCGTTGCGGCGGGAGGCCTGGGGCGGCCTCGGGGCCTGGAACGCGGCTTCTTTGCGAGGCCGACCATCTTCGCCGGTGTGCGCAATGACATGGCCATTGCGCGCGAGGAGATCTTCGGGCCGGTGCTTGTCATGATTGCGCATGACGGGGACGACCACGCCGTGGCCCTTGCCAACGACTCTCCCTTCGGCCTCGCAGGCTATGTGATGTCGGGCAACGCCGACCGTGCGCGCAAGGTGGCACGGCGGCTGCGGGCAGGCATGGTCCGCATCAATGGCGCGCCCCCCGATCTGTCGCTGCCGTTCGGCGGCTACAAGCAGTCCGGCAACGGGCGCGAGTTCGGGCCGGAAGGCATCGCGGAGTTCCTGGAGACGAAGTCGATCATCGGCTGA
- a CDS encoding TauD/TfdA dioxygenase family protein produces MRTASPESPTVSTPAVVRPNALHASFTVSRISPALGAEVGSIDLAAPLDDDTISALRRALVEHKVLVFRDQDITPAQHVALARRFGELEVHPAFPHHEQFPELVLLGGDERKPAMENGYHSDVSWRELPSMGSMLRCAQCPEIGGDTVWVNMALAYERLPDHRKQQIEGLLAVHDIGPAFGDKMTPEQQRQFPPVAHPVVRTHPESGEKILYVNSGFVTHFANFKSRNPLRGAFESQSEKQDLLDYLFRQPAILEYQMRLRWRPNTIAFWDNRSTQHYAIQDYFPAVRRMMRATIIGDRPV; encoded by the coding sequence ATGCGTACAGCCAGCCCCGAGTCCCCCACTGTGTCCACCCCTGCGGTGGTGCGGCCTAACGCCTTGCATGCCTCGTTCACGGTGAGCCGCATCTCGCCGGCGCTGGGCGCCGAGGTCGGCAGTATCGACCTGGCGGCGCCGCTGGACGATGACACCATTTCCGCGCTTCGCCGCGCGCTGGTCGAACACAAGGTCCTCGTGTTCCGCGACCAGGACATCACGCCGGCGCAGCATGTGGCCTTGGCGCGCCGGTTCGGCGAGCTGGAAGTCCATCCTGCGTTCCCGCATCACGAGCAATTTCCCGAACTCGTGCTGCTTGGCGGCGATGAGCGCAAGCCCGCCATGGAAAATGGCTATCACAGCGACGTATCGTGGCGGGAACTGCCGTCGATGGGGTCGATGCTGCGCTGCGCGCAGTGTCCGGAGATTGGCGGCGATACTGTGTGGGTCAATATGGCGCTGGCCTACGAACGTCTGCCTGATCACCGCAAGCAGCAGATCGAGGGCCTGCTGGCCGTGCATGACATCGGGCCGGCGTTCGGCGACAAGATGACGCCCGAGCAGCAGCGCCAGTTTCCTCCCGTCGCGCATCCAGTCGTGCGCACGCACCCGGAGAGCGGGGAGAAGATCCTCTACGTGAATTCAGGGTTTGTTACGCACTTCGCCAATTTCAAATCGCGCAATCCGCTGCGTGGTGCGTTCGAGTCGCAGTCGGAAAAGCAGGACCTGCTCGACTACCTGTTCCGCCAGCCCGCGATTCTGGAGTACCAGATGCGCCTGCGCTGGCGCCCCAACACCATCGCCTTCTGGGACAACCGCTCGACCCAGCATTACGCGATCCAGGACTACTTTCCGGCTGTGCGCCGCATGATGCGAGCGACCATCATCGGCGACCGGCCTGTCTGA
- a CDS encoding enoyl-CoA hydratase/isomerase family protein, giving the protein MYEAIQYENEDGVGVLTLERPQTKNAVDAVMRRELPQLMGALNTDRTLKVLIVTGAGGNFCSGGDLRAVRDSAGSEGSAEGRRQRILDGQATPGAFLNFDRPVIAVVEGVAYGAGCSLALTADMVLAARDARFCLSFGRIGAVPDYGAFYTLPRIVGLQRAKELVFSAREFGAAEARDLGIVMEVHEPGTVLDRAREIARSMAQASPLALSVSKRALNTSLHSDLPTMLMHEADGQGIAMSTDYHLTAVRRFLDKEPPLFSWPRRRD; this is encoded by the coding sequence ATGTACGAAGCTATCCAGTACGAGAACGAAGATGGCGTGGGCGTGCTCACGCTGGAGCGCCCGCAAACCAAGAATGCCGTGGACGCCGTCATGCGCCGCGAACTGCCACAGTTGATGGGCGCCCTGAACACCGACCGCACGCTCAAGGTACTCATCGTCACTGGCGCCGGCGGCAATTTCTGTTCGGGTGGCGACCTGCGCGCGGTGCGCGACAGCGCGGGCAGCGAAGGCTCGGCGGAGGGGCGCCGCCAGCGCATCCTGGACGGGCAGGCTACCCCCGGCGCGTTCCTGAATTTCGACCGCCCTGTCATCGCGGTGGTGGAGGGCGTTGCCTATGGGGCTGGCTGCTCGCTGGCACTGACCGCTGACATGGTCCTCGCCGCGCGCGACGCGCGCTTTTGCCTGTCGTTCGGCAGGATCGGCGCGGTGCCGGACTACGGCGCCTTCTATACGCTGCCGCGCATCGTCGGATTGCAACGGGCGAAGGAACTCGTTTTCTCCGCGCGCGAATTCGGGGCGGCCGAGGCACGCGATCTCGGCATCGTGATGGAGGTGCACGAGCCCGGTACCGTGCTCGACCGGGCGCGGGAGATTGCCCGCAGCATGGCGCAAGCGTCGCCCCTCGCGCTCAGCGTATCCAAGCGCGCGTTGAATACCTCTCTCCATTCCGATCTGCCGACCATGCTGATGCACGAAGCAGACGGGCAGGGTATTGCGATGAGCACCGACTATCACCTGACGGCAGTCAGGCGATTCCTGGACAAGGAGCCGCCGCTGTTCTCGTGGCCGCGCCGGCGCGACTGA
- a CDS encoding MaoC family dehydratase: MTTQPLLTFESLQRLSLCWDDLTVGTKYTTSSRTITEADVAAFAALTGDMNRLHVDAEYAGTSVHGQRIAHGMLVASFMAGLTSRAIPNQLMEDALFGVLENRIRFPRATHIGDTIRVEVEVVEQRPTSKPERGLTGFLRKAVNQRGEVCAEMETTYLMRRRRTSHPGS; the protein is encoded by the coding sequence ATGACGACTCAGCCCCTGCTCACCTTCGAATCACTCCAGCGCCTCAGCCTCTGCTGGGACGACCTGACGGTCGGAACGAAGTACACGACGTCCTCGCGCACCATCACCGAAGCCGACGTCGCCGCATTCGCCGCGCTGACCGGCGACATGAACCGCCTGCACGTCGACGCCGAATACGCCGGCACTTCGGTGCACGGCCAGCGCATCGCCCACGGCATGCTGGTCGCCTCGTTCATGGCCGGACTGACCTCGCGGGCTATCCCGAACCAGCTCATGGAAGACGCGCTGTTTGGCGTGCTCGAGAACCGCATCCGTTTCCCGCGCGCCACCCATATCGGCGACACCATCCGCGTCGAGGTCGAAGTCGTCGAGCAGAGGCCCACAAGCAAGCCGGAGCGTGGCCTGACCGGTTTCCTGCGCAAGGCCGTCAACCAGCGCGGCGAAGTATGCGCCGAAATGGAAACCACCTATCTGATGCGACGCCGCCGCACCTCTCACCCGGGGTCATGA
- a CDS encoding VOC family protein yields the protein MISHIFLGVNDFDRAFEFYSALMHELGHNLKFCERDTPWAGWMATDAPRPLFLIGKPYDGNAARGGNGQMVALLARDRQTVDQAYARALANGANCEGAPGLRAQYHPHYYGAYFRDADGNKLCVCCHHPVSV from the coding sequence GTGATTTCGCACATTTTTCTTGGCGTTAACGACTTCGATCGTGCTTTTGAGTTTTATTCGGCGTTGATGCATGAACTAGGACACAACCTCAAATTCTGCGAGCGCGACACGCCATGGGCAGGGTGGATGGCAACGGACGCACCGCGGCCGCTGTTCCTTATTGGCAAGCCATATGACGGCAATGCTGCGCGAGGTGGGAATGGTCAAATGGTGGCATTGCTTGCGCGTGATCGGCAGACCGTTGACCAGGCATACGCCCGCGCGCTCGCAAACGGAGCAAATTGCGAAGGCGCTCCTGGCCTAAGAGCCCAGTATCACCCTCACTACTACGGCGCATACTTCCGAGATGCTGATGGAAACAAGCTTTGCGTATGCTGCCATCACCCGGTGTCGGTTTAG
- a CDS encoding IclR family transcriptional regulator: MPFLSPVVQRTMAVFELFAKERRELSNSDMARLLSVPESSSSDLLHTLHMLGYLMRTPLTRRFYPTGRLFEAARQISSNDPLTAAAQETVEEVARKTGETTYLGIRERSVARIVATVPSRHALRYTAEVGERYGLHSSAFGKALLGFMPREDMLADVSQLNLKRVTPRTLDTVDAVVANIDLGRERGWYQTRGESGVGVCALAVSGCLSGRVVGLSVAGPTERMEENHDAYLAVLLEVRDVLLTHEPFPAPKASRPDRAAPRPRERRKTLS, from the coding sequence ATGCCCTTCCTCAGTCCCGTCGTCCAGCGCACCATGGCCGTCTTCGAACTCTTCGCGAAAGAACGGCGCGAGCTGTCCAACTCGGACATGGCCCGCCTACTGTCGGTACCGGAGAGCAGCAGTTCGGACCTCCTGCACACACTGCACATGCTGGGCTACCTGATGCGCACGCCGCTGACGCGGCGCTTCTATCCCACTGGCCGCCTGTTCGAGGCGGCACGCCAGATCAGTTCGAACGATCCGCTCACGGCAGCCGCGCAGGAAACCGTCGAGGAAGTTGCGCGAAAGACCGGCGAAACCACCTATCTCGGCATCCGCGAACGCTCGGTCGCCAGGATCGTCGCCACGGTGCCGAGCCGGCATGCACTGCGCTACACGGCCGAAGTGGGAGAGCGCTACGGCCTCCATTCATCCGCTTTTGGCAAGGCCTTGCTCGGGTTCATGCCGCGCGAAGACATGCTGGCCGACGTCAGCCAGTTGAATCTCAAGCGGGTCACGCCGAGAACGCTCGACACCGTCGACGCCGTCGTCGCCAATATCGACCTGGGCCGCGAGCGCGGCTGGTACCAGACCCGCGGTGAAAGCGGGGTGGGTGTGTGCGCCCTCGCGGTCTCGGGCTGTCTGAGCGGCCGCGTCGTCGGCCTGTCGGTGGCGGGACCTACCGAACGCATGGAAGAGAACCACGACGCCTACCTGGCCGTGCTGCTCGAAGTGCGCGACGTACTGCTCACGCACGAACCATTCCCCGCGCCGAAAGCATCGCGGCCGGATCGCGCTGCGCCACGGCCGCGGGAACGGCGCAAGACACTGAGCTAA
- a CDS encoding Bug family tripartite tricarboxylate transporter substrate binding protein, producing the protein MELRTITRTLAPRLRRIGATCVAAAVAASDALAQPAYPARPVTIVSVGPAGGVTDQAARLIATKVGARLGQTVIVDDRGGAGGNIGAEYASKAAPDGYTLMVGTQGTQSTNQFLFKSLRFNPEKDFVPVHGIISLPNVLVVNASRPYRSVGEFVAYARTHPGKVTAASGGNGTGMHLAIEQFRSVAGVDLVHVPYKGSPPAITDLVSGQVDLCFDYPATTVGHIRSGKLRALAVLGPNRLPQLPQVPTIAEAGFPRAESTDWIGLFAVAGTPQPIVDRWTREVALVLQGPDVIASFERMGGVPLPLGGEQFGSFIVSERVKWKAVIERTGARIE; encoded by the coding sequence ATGGAACTTCGGACCATCACGCGCACGCTGGCGCCACGCCTTCGCCGGATCGGCGCGACCTGTGTGGCGGCAGCGGTGGCTGCGAGCGATGCGCTCGCGCAGCCCGCTTATCCCGCCAGGCCAGTCACGATCGTCTCCGTCGGACCGGCCGGCGGGGTCACGGATCAGGCCGCGCGGCTGATCGCCACCAAGGTCGGTGCGCGCCTTGGGCAAACCGTGATCGTCGATGACCGAGGCGGCGCGGGCGGAAATATCGGCGCGGAGTACGCCTCGAAAGCAGCGCCGGACGGCTACACGCTGATGGTCGGCACGCAGGGCACCCAGTCGACCAACCAGTTCCTCTTCAAATCGTTGCGCTTCAATCCCGAGAAAGATTTCGTGCCGGTGCACGGGATCATTTCGCTGCCCAACGTGCTGGTGGTCAATGCCAGTCGTCCATATCGGTCGGTGGGTGAATTTGTCGCCTATGCCAGGACGCATCCCGGCAAGGTGACGGCGGCATCCGGAGGCAACGGGACCGGAATGCACCTTGCCATCGAGCAGTTCCGGAGCGTGGCCGGCGTAGACCTGGTGCATGTGCCGTACAAGGGCAGTCCGCCCGCGATCACCGATCTCGTAAGCGGGCAGGTGGACCTGTGCTTCGACTATCCGGCGACCACCGTCGGCCACATCCGGAGCGGCAAGCTGCGCGCGCTCGCCGTGCTGGGGCCGAACCGGCTGCCGCAGTTGCCGCAGGTTCCCACGATTGCCGAGGCCGGATTCCCGCGCGCCGAATCCACCGACTGGATCGGCCTGTTCGCGGTGGCCGGGACGCCGCAGCCGATTGTCGACCGGTGGACCAGGGAGGTGGCGCTCGTCCTGCAGGGGCCTGATGTCATCGCGTCCTTCGAGCGCATGGGCGGCGTGCCGCTGCCGCTGGGCGGCGAGCAGTTCGGCAGCTTCATCGTCTCCGAGCGGGTCAAATGGAAGGCGGTGATCGAACGCACCGGCGCACGGATCGAATAA